A window of Terriglobia bacterium contains these coding sequences:
- a CDS encoding PPOX class F420-dependent oxidoreductase translates to MPEAFSHLRGRKYIDLVTFRKSGVPVHTPVWFAEEADKLYIFSRPDAGKMKRIRNNPRVEIAPSTIRGRALGPYVAAIARVAANQNAARQSIRRKYWLARIPWLWSKDNVYVELSLA, encoded by the coding sequence ATGCCCGAGGCGTTCTCGCATTTGCGTGGCCGCAAGTACATTGACCTGGTCACGTTCCGCAAAAGCGGCGTGCCGGTGCACACGCCCGTGTGGTTCGCCGAGGAGGCTGACAAACTGTACATTTTCAGCCGGCCTGACGCCGGCAAGATGAAACGCATTCGCAACAATCCGCGAGTGGAGATTGCGCCGTCTACCATTCGCGGCCGCGCGCTCGGACCCTACGTTGCCGCCATCGCCCGCGTGGCCGCCAATCAAAACGCCGCGCGCCAGTCGATTCGTCGAAAATATTGGCTGGCCCGCATTCCGTGGCTGTGGAGCAAAGACAACGTTTACGTCGAACTGTCGCTTGCCTGA
- a CDS encoding S9 family peptidase, with product MTPVRGRCAALLAACFLFTLAAAAAEKRPITEKDLFQFTWIADPQVSPDGTQVAFVRIVVNDKKDDYDTSIWTASTRGGEPRMLTSGTRDASPQWSPEGTRLAFVRSVEKDGKRQPPQIYILPLTGGEAWPLTKLPKGASRPTWSPDGQTIAFNSPTNADDLAKEACKGGKDGTDKESESDKAKCAKAEHESDVHVVSRAVYRLNGAGYLDFTHRNHVWSVAVGGRPDEAVKPTQLTSGDFSEQEITWAPDGSKIYFVSNRSLEPYYEFPQNAVYEVPAGGGESKEVTRLEGGALSSISVSRDGKRMAFFGSLNQPVRSYTQQDLWVVDLVAGAKPRNLTASFDWDVGSGAFGDQEPPRAAGGSRPLWSADGNSLIVLVGREGRGNLERFEVATGKNSPVTRGDQSVDAYVEKPDGAMTVVEVSTPTMINDLFLVQPNGSLQRLTDINQKLFAQLNLTAPEEITYTSFDGKKIQAWVQKPPDFDAKKKYPLILNIHGGPHAAYGWVFDHEFQWMAAKGYVVLYPNPRGSTTYGQEFGNIIQYHYPGDDFKDLMAGVDELIRRGYIDDKRLGVTGGSGGGLLTDWAVGHTTRFAAAVAQRDIASWAAWWYSADITFFQPNWFHKPPFEDPQEYAERSPITYINEVKTPLMLILGDADWRTPEGAGGEEMFRALKYRKVPTVMVRFPGESHELSRSGQPWHRIERLEHIVNWFDIYLQGKKIPGYEPGEEKAWK from the coding sequence ATGACACCTGTCCGCGGCCGGTGCGCCGCCCTGCTGGCCGCTTGTTTCCTGTTCACACTGGCCGCGGCGGCGGCCGAGAAGCGTCCGATCACCGAAAAAGATCTGTTCCAGTTCACCTGGATTGCCGATCCGCAGGTTTCCCCCGACGGCACGCAGGTGGCGTTCGTGCGGATCGTGGTCAACGACAAGAAGGACGATTACGACACCTCGATCTGGACGGCCTCGACGCGCGGAGGCGAGCCGCGCATGCTGACCTCGGGAACGCGAGACGCGTCGCCGCAGTGGTCGCCGGAAGGCACGCGGCTGGCGTTCGTGCGCAGCGTGGAGAAAGACGGCAAGCGCCAGCCGCCGCAGATTTACATCCTTCCTCTCACCGGCGGCGAAGCGTGGCCGCTGACCAAATTGCCGAAGGGCGCGTCGCGGCCGACGTGGTCTCCAGACGGGCAGACGATCGCCTTCAACAGCCCAACCAATGCAGACGATCTCGCGAAGGAAGCGTGCAAGGGCGGCAAGGACGGCACGGACAAAGAATCCGAGAGTGACAAAGCGAAGTGCGCCAAGGCGGAGCACGAGAGCGACGTGCACGTCGTCAGCCGCGCCGTCTATCGGCTGAATGGCGCCGGATACCTGGATTTTACGCATCGCAACCACGTCTGGAGTGTTGCGGTCGGCGGCAGGCCGGATGAGGCCGTCAAGCCCACGCAGCTTACCTCCGGCGATTTTTCCGAGCAGGAGATCACGTGGGCGCCGGACGGGTCAAAAATTTACTTCGTCTCCAACCGGTCGTTGGAGCCGTATTACGAGTTTCCGCAGAACGCGGTATACGAGGTGCCCGCGGGCGGTGGCGAGAGCAAGGAAGTAACGCGCCTGGAGGGCGGCGCTCTGTCCTCGATTTCGGTTAGCCGCGACGGCAAGCGCATGGCGTTTTTCGGTTCGCTGAACCAGCCGGTGCGCTCCTACACGCAACAGGACTTGTGGGTGGTGGACCTTGTCGCCGGCGCCAAGCCGCGCAATTTGACCGCTAGCTTTGACTGGGACGTGGGATCGGGTGCATTCGGCGACCAGGAACCACCGCGCGCCGCGGGTGGCTCGCGTCCGCTGTGGAGCGCGGACGGAAATTCGCTGATCGTGCTGGTCGGTCGCGAGGGCCGCGGCAACCTGGAGCGGTTCGAAGTGGCTACCGGCAAGAATTCGCCGGTCACGCGCGGCGATCAGTCGGTGGACGCGTACGTCGAGAAGCCCGACGGCGCCATGACGGTGGTGGAGGTCAGCACGCCGACCATGATCAACGATCTGTTCCTGGTGCAGCCCAACGGATCACTGCAGCGGCTGACGGACATTAACCAGAAGCTCTTTGCGCAACTGAACCTCACCGCGCCGGAGGAAATCACCTACACCAGCTTCGATGGCAAGAAGATCCAGGCATGGGTGCAGAAGCCGCCGGATTTTGATGCGAAAAAGAAATATCCGCTGATCCTTAACATTCACGGCGGGCCGCATGCGGCGTACGGCTGGGTATTTGATCACGAGTTCCAATGGATGGCGGCTAAAGGCTACGTCGTGCTCTATCCGAATCCGCGCGGCAGCACGACCTACGGGCAGGAGTTTGGCAACATCATCCAGTACCACTATCCGGGCGACGATTTCAAAGACCTGATGGCGGGGGTGGATGAATTGATCCGGCGCGGGTACATCGACGATAAGCGGCTGGGCGTCACCGGCGGCAGCGGCGGCGGGCTGCTGACCGACTGGGCTGTGGGCCATACCACGCGATTTGCGGCAGCGGTGGCGCAGCGCGATATCGCGAGCTGGGCGGCGTGGTGGTACTCGGCGGACATCACGTTCTTTCAGCCGAACTGGTTCCACAAGCCTCCGTTCGAGGATCCGCAGGAATACGCGGAGCGCTCGCCGATCACCTACATCAACGAGGTCAAGACGCCGTTGATGCTGATCCTCGGCGATGCCGACTGGCGCACGCCGGAGGGAGCTGGCGGCGAGGAGATGTTTCGCGCGCTGAAATACCGCAAGGTGCCAACGGTGATGGTGCGCTTTCCGGGCGAGTCGCACGAATTGTCGCGCTCCGGCCAGCCGTGGCACCGAATTGAGCGCCTGGAGCACATCGTCAACTGGTTCGACATCTATCTGCAGGGAAAGAAAATTCCGGGGTATGAGCCGGGAGAGGAAAAGGCGTGGAAGTGA
- a CDS encoding TonB-dependent receptor — protein sequence MKRALVLILVMVLGLTCAAQTPDTATIHGQILDQTRAAVPGVLVTVTNALTGLQRSATTGNLGSFSIGGLPVAGEYTITAVRQGFADVTLNEVRLVGGRSANLDITLTAAGVPSEVTVTGAAGEVRADQPQLGNQLSSAQIQETPLLNRRITYLPLLNAANRPAINQGDVFMNENLFNTNGTGRRQTLFVIDGSSGSDAWGRQTIFTNVPEDAVQEMTILTNAFSAEYGFTAGTVVNIVTRSGGDRFHGDVLGMWRPADTAASLSGFTATSSNAIGNALVTDTLRQAAAAFSGPIGSSGRTHFYTAGEYNWQNRGSPIISPLAPGIFVGHYRGWLGFARLDHQINDKHLLFLRGDVDSFRDTNPNGTVGGNNLPSVDRIFRRRTYAVEGGETAVLSPSLLNNLRLQFQLASPITAFDPVLFGTQFAVPIAGAATFTTGTSQSAMLLNRQYEVGDTLSAVRGRHTLKFGADVLHARSGGNSKEFGGPIFLGSFTYNLCNQSIATCESAAYLNNLANVRSYTQSYGNANYVVGDTMWSLFAQDDFRALPNLTLNLGLRYERQTFTDAARNFAPRVGFAYNWRGDGKTVIRGGFGIYYSQVVDNAAANYALGGPNGVFNFTAGPGQIGFPTSVSAAPLPAFPANAVQPVRDLYIRPGQSAFLDQFFPTSALIGYPNQLLNPYTEQWTFGLEREVASNWVLSADYVGAHTLKINRPLDVNPPTSFVRTLPGQIRSAQAANCTRPLWVLWYAQHNLACNPNAATNPQPPYRLIQTDVNNGFAHYNALDANLSHRFSERLSMLASYTWSHATDNVDPDIPGQNPNDPNLTGAAEKGNAIFDQRHRFVLSGSYQAPLKITIGGVSTLASGVPFNIVTGSINSGDTGGTTDRPVVNGVVLSHNAGRGKAIYDVSPFVERPFALGERVQLKLRAEAFNVLNHANFVGYNGTWGNGATPAAGFGQPLVGITAQLPARSMQFSARLSF from the coding sequence ATGAAGCGGGCGCTCGTATTGATCTTGGTGATGGTTTTGGGGTTGACGTGCGCGGCTCAAACACCGGACACAGCCACCATTCACGGACAAATTCTGGATCAAACTCGTGCTGCTGTGCCCGGCGTGCTGGTCACAGTCACGAATGCGCTGACAGGTTTGCAGCGCAGCGCAACCACTGGCAACTTGGGCTCGTTCTCCATTGGCGGCCTTCCTGTCGCCGGTGAGTACACGATCACAGCCGTCCGGCAAGGCTTCGCCGACGTGACGTTGAATGAAGTCAGGCTCGTTGGAGGCAGGTCGGCAAACCTGGATATTACTCTCACCGCGGCGGGTGTGCCGTCGGAAGTCACCGTGACCGGGGCCGCCGGTGAGGTGCGTGCCGACCAGCCCCAACTCGGCAATCAGCTTTCGTCGGCCCAGATTCAGGAAACGCCGCTGCTCAATCGCCGAATTACCTACCTGCCCCTGTTGAACGCTGCCAACCGCCCGGCTATCAACCAAGGCGACGTTTTCATGAACGAAAACCTGTTCAACACCAACGGCACCGGGCGGCGCCAGACGCTGTTCGTGATTGACGGCAGCTCCGGGTCGGATGCCTGGGGCCGGCAGACAATCTTCACCAATGTTCCCGAGGACGCCGTGCAGGAGATGACCATCCTGACTAATGCGTTTTCCGCCGAATACGGTTTCACCGCGGGCACAGTGGTGAACATTGTCACCCGCAGCGGAGGCGACCGCTTTCATGGCGACGTACTCGGCATGTGGCGTCCCGCCGACACCGCCGCGAGTCTTTCCGGATTTACCGCCACTTCGTCGAACGCCATCGGCAACGCCCTCGTGACCGATACCCTGCGGCAGGCAGCGGCGGCTTTCTCCGGACCGATCGGCAGCAGCGGTCGCACTCATTTCTATACCGCCGGCGAATACAACTGGCAAAACCGCGGGTCGCCAATCATTTCGCCGCTCGCGCCCGGCATCTTTGTTGGGCACTACCGTGGCTGGCTGGGATTCGCGCGCCTGGATCACCAGATCAACGACAAGCACCTCCTCTTCTTGCGGGGCGACGTGGATAGCTTCCGCGATACCAATCCCAACGGCACTGTGGGCGGCAACAACCTGCCCAGCGTCGATCGCATTTTTCGGCGGCGTACTTATGCCGTGGAAGGTGGCGAGACCGCCGTGCTGAGCCCGTCGTTGCTCAACAACCTGCGCCTGCAGTTTCAACTGGCATCGCCGATCACCGCCTTCGACCCGGTATTGTTCGGCACACAGTTCGCTGTGCCCATCGCCGGCGCGGCAACATTTACGACCGGCACGTCGCAATCCGCCATGCTGTTGAATCGCCAGTATGAGGTTGGCGACACCCTGTCGGCGGTCCGCGGTCGTCACACTCTGAAATTCGGCGCCGACGTTCTCCACGCGCGCAGCGGCGGCAACAGCAAGGAATTTGGTGGGCCGATTTTCCTCGGCTCGTTCACCTACAATCTGTGCAACCAATCAATTGCCACCTGCGAGAGCGCCGCCTACCTGAACAACTTGGCGAACGTGAGGAGCTACACCCAGAGCTACGGCAATGCCAACTACGTGGTCGGCGATACCATGTGGTCGCTGTTCGCGCAGGATGACTTCCGCGCGCTTCCCAACCTGACCCTCAACCTGGGTCTCCGCTATGAGCGTCAGACATTCACCGACGCCGCCAGGAATTTCGCCCCGCGGGTTGGATTTGCCTACAACTGGCGCGGCGACGGCAAAACCGTGATCCGCGGCGGATTTGGCATTTATTACTCGCAGGTTGTGGACAACGCCGCCGCCAACTATGCGCTTGGCGGACCCAACGGCGTTTTCAATTTCACGGCCGGCCCCGGCCAGATCGGTTTCCCGACCAGCGTCTCGGCCGCGCCTCTACCCGCATTTCCCGCCAATGCCGTGCAGCCGGTGCGCGATCTCTACATCCGTCCCGGCCAAAGCGCTTTCTTGGACCAGTTCTTTCCCACCTCCGCTCTTATCGGATATCCCAATCAGTTGTTGAATCCCTACACGGAGCAGTGGACGTTTGGGTTGGAGCGCGAGGTTGCCTCGAACTGGGTGCTGTCGGCGGACTACGTCGGCGCGCACACGCTGAAGATCAATCGTCCGCTCGACGTGAATCCACCTACGTCCTTCGTGCGCACCTTGCCGGGGCAGATCCGCAGTGCGCAGGCCGCCAACTGCACGCGGCCCTTATGGGTGTTGTGGTACGCGCAACACAATCTCGCGTGCAACCCCAACGCGGCTACCAACCCGCAGCCGCCCTACCGCCTCATCCAGACCGATGTGAACAACGGGTTCGCGCACTACAACGCGCTCGATGCCAACCTCAGCCACCGCTTCAGCGAGCGCTTGAGCATGCTGGCCAGCTACACCTGGTCGCATGCCACTGACAACGTCGATCCCGACATCCCGGGCCAGAATCCCAACGATCCGAATCTTACCGGCGCGGCGGAGAAGGGCAACGCCATCTTCGACCAGCGGCACCGCTTCGTTCTGAGTGGTTCGTACCAGGCGCCGCTGAAGATCACTATCGGCGGCGTTTCGACCCTGGCCAGTGGCGTGCCCTTCAATATTGTGACCGGGAGCATCAACAGCGGTGACACCGGCGGGACCACCGACCGTCCCGTGGTCAACGGCGTCGTGCTTTCCCACAATGCCGGACGCGGCAAAGCCATCTACGACGTGTCGCCCTTTGTGGAGCGGCCGTTCGCCCTCGGTGAGCGCGTTCAACTGAAACTGCGCGCCGAAGCGTTCAACGTCCTCAATCACGCCAACTTCGTCGGCTACAACGGGACTTGGGGCAATGGCGCCACTCCCGCGGCCGGTTTCGGACAACCGCTGGTCGGCATTACGGCGCAATTGCCCGCGCGCTCGATGCAGTTTTCCGCCCGGTTGTCGTTCTAA
- a CDS encoding peptidase S10, with amino-acid sequence MRHFIVLVLMVVCSIALCGQERRAPATAEHTTEGEHPRDAEPKPPVADKEKEPPEEKPVVTHHQIAIAGKTLRYTATVGMMPIKNEQTNKVEAHMFYVAYTLDNPPVGRPLTFAFNGGPGSSSVWLHMGAIGPKRVKMLPEGGMPAPPFQVEDNQYTWLDATDLVFIDPVGTGYSRALTPELGKKFWSLQGDIASVGEFIRMYLTRSQRWTSPLFLAGESYGTTRAAGLSGYLIDRGIPLNGITLISSVLHFETLSFARGNDLPYIAYLPTYAMTAQYHKKLPPDEQAMDGAKLLAEVMQWANTGYTEALQKGDRLTADERRATTERLARYTGLSPVIIDEHDLRIDQQTFSRELLRDRKLQVGRLDTRFLGPASPGGVGGDLYGYDPSEAAIRPPFTTVLNEYIRSDLGYKTDLIYYILGGGIGAQWDMGTGARGGFPETADALRRAFVKNPYMRVLVAEGWYDNATPINGIEYTLAHMGLDAAMRNNISTAQYPAGHMVYIQVTSLAKMKKDVVEMMQQALKGGGNDLSPAK; translated from the coding sequence ATGCGCCACTTCATCGTCCTGGTGCTGATGGTTGTTTGTTCGATTGCGCTGTGCGGCCAGGAGCGCCGCGCGCCTGCCACGGCGGAACACACCACCGAAGGCGAACACCCGCGTGACGCCGAGCCCAAGCCCCCTGTCGCCGACAAGGAAAAAGAACCTCCGGAAGAAAAGCCGGTGGTCACGCATCACCAGATCGCCATCGCAGGCAAGACCCTGCGCTACACCGCCACCGTCGGCATGATGCCGATCAAGAACGAGCAGACCAACAAGGTCGAAGCGCACATGTTCTACGTGGCCTACACGCTGGACAATCCCCCCGTTGGACGCCCCCTGACCTTCGCCTTCAACGGCGGGCCAGGTTCCTCGTCGGTGTGGCTGCACATGGGCGCCATCGGCCCCAAGCGCGTCAAGATGCTCCCCGAGGGCGGCATGCCCGCGCCCCCGTTCCAGGTCGAGGACAATCAGTACACCTGGCTCGACGCCACCGACCTGGTTTTCATCGATCCCGTCGGCACCGGTTACAGCCGCGCGCTGACCCCGGAGCTGGGCAAGAAATTCTGGAGCTTGCAGGGCGACATCGCCTCCGTCGGCGAGTTCATCCGCATGTACTTGACCCGCTCCCAGCGCTGGACCTCGCCGTTGTTTCTCGCCGGCGAAAGCTACGGCACCACGCGCGCCGCGGGCTTGTCCGGCTACCTGATCGATCGCGGCATTCCGCTGAATGGCATCACGCTCATTTCATCGGTGCTGCACTTCGAGACCCTAAGCTTCGCGCGCGGCAACGATTTGCCCTATATCGCCTACCTTCCGACCTACGCCATGACGGCCCAATATCACAAGAAGCTGCCGCCCGATGAGCAGGCGATGGACGGGGCAAAGTTGCTGGCCGAAGTCATGCAGTGGGCCAACACCGGCTACACCGAAGCCTTGCAGAAGGGCGACCGCCTTACCGCGGACGAACGTCGCGCCACCACCGAGCGCCTGGCGCGCTACACCGGGCTGAGCCCCGTCATCATTGACGAGCACGACCTGCGCATCGACCAGCAGACCTTCAGCCGCGAACTGCTGCGCGACCGCAAGCTCCAGGTCGGACGTCTCGACACGCGCTTCCTCGGGCCGGCATCGCCGGGCGGCGTTGGCGGCGACCTCTACGGCTACGATCCCAGCGAAGCCGCCATCCGTCCACCCTTTACCACCGTTCTTAACGAGTACATCCGCTCCGACCTCGGCTACAAGACCGACCTGATCTATTACATCCTCGGCGGCGGCATCGGCGCGCAGTGGGACATGGGCACGGGCGCCCGCGGCGGATTTCCCGAAACCGCCGACGCCCTGCGCCGCGCCTTCGTCAAGAATCCCTATATGCGCGTGCTGGTGGCGGAAGGCTGGTACGACAACGCCACCCCCATCAACGGCATCGAGTACACGCTTGCTCACATGGGCCTGGACGCCGCCATGCGCAACAACATCTCGACCGCGCAGTATCCCGCCGGCCACATGGTGTACATCCAGGTAACCTCGCTGGCGAAGATGAAGAAAGACGTGGTCGAAATGATGCAGCAGGCGCTGAAGGGCGGAGGCAACGATTTGAGCCCGGCGAAATAG
- a CDS encoding ABC transporter permease codes for MWLKEVIVESWQSLTRHRLRSTLTMLGITWGLVTVVLLLGYGQGVGESVFNAFMGIGNNVILSWGGQTSMQAGGERAGRRIHFKYEDIQALRDEVPLLKGVSAEDDSNLPYKYENRVITISSKAVQFPYGAIRKLNVEEGRYFEEADFIEHRRVVIFGPLAAKRIFGGINPVGQYVSVRGQDFLIIGVLQLKIQDSSNNGPDNQNVFLPFETYRDVMDVRDPGMIVYAPLNPSLHLKAREAVRAVLARRHHFDPRDDKATQDWDTVEDAQQIQQFSIALQIILGIIGALTLGVGGVGVMNIMLVSVTERTREIGLRKAVGARKFDILGQFLVEALVLTFIGGALGMVLAGVIAHTVPAMPLHAEEFHTANHEGDIFLRTSPVVLLASFFILSAVGVVSGFWPALKAAQMEPVEALRYE; via the coding sequence ATGTGGCTGAAGGAAGTTATCGTCGAGAGCTGGCAATCGCTGACGCGCCACCGCCTGCGCAGCACGTTGACCATGCTCGGCATCACCTGGGGCCTGGTCACGGTAGTGCTGCTGCTCGGATACGGCCAGGGCGTGGGCGAGAGCGTGTTCAATGCGTTCATGGGTATCGGCAACAACGTCATCCTCTCCTGGGGCGGGCAGACCAGCATGCAGGCGGGCGGCGAGCGCGCCGGACGCCGTATCCATTTCAAGTACGAGGATATCCAGGCGCTTCGCGATGAAGTGCCGCTGCTCAAGGGCGTCAGCGCCGAGGACGACAGCAACCTCCCGTACAAATACGAAAACCGCGTCATCACCATATCCAGCAAGGCGGTGCAGTTCCCTTACGGCGCGATTCGCAAGCTCAACGTCGAGGAGGGGCGGTATTTCGAAGAAGCGGATTTCATCGAGCACCGGCGTGTCGTCATCTTCGGCCCGCTGGCGGCCAAGAGGATCTTCGGCGGGATCAATCCTGTCGGGCAATACGTCAGCGTTCGCGGGCAGGACTTCCTGATCATCGGGGTGCTGCAACTGAAAATCCAGGATTCGTCCAACAACGGGCCGGATAATCAAAACGTCTTTTTGCCGTTCGAGACCTATCGCGATGTCATGGATGTGCGCGATCCCGGGATGATCGTGTATGCGCCGCTCAATCCTTCCCTGCACCTCAAGGCGAGGGAAGCCGTGCGCGCCGTTCTGGCCCGCCGCCACCACTTCGATCCCAGAGATGACAAGGCCACGCAGGACTGGGATACGGTGGAAGATGCGCAGCAAATTCAGCAGTTCTCCATCGCGCTGCAGATCATTCTTGGCATCATCGGCGCGCTCACGCTGGGCGTGGGCGGGGTTGGGGTGATGAACATCATGCTGGTGTCGGTCACCGAGCGCACCCGGGAAATCGGCCTGCGCAAAGCGGTAGGCGCGCGCAAGTTCGATATCCTCGGGCAGTTCCTGGTGGAAGCGCTGGTCCTCACCTTCATCGGCGGCGCGCTGGGCATGGTTCTGGCGGGCGTGATCGCGCACACCGTGCCGGCCATGCCGCTCCATGCCGAGGAGTTCCACACGGCCAATCACGAGGGCGACATTTTTCTGCGCACCTCACCAGTGGTGTTGCTGGCATCGTTTTTCATCCTGTCCGCAGTTGGAGTGGTCTCCGGCTTCTGGCCGGCACTAAAAGCCGCGCAGATGGAACCCGTGGAAGCGCTGCGCTACGAGTGA
- a CDS encoding ABC transporter permease, whose amino-acid sequence MNLREIARQTLGSMRAHKMRSFLTMFGIIWGITSVVLLVGLGRGFNRDQKRRLRTIGVDLAIVWGGRTSTDAGGYAAGRPIRLHVDDARAIQRECYLIKTVSPEMIRPVAEVSAFNAANRPVRGVWPEYQGFRSLTAAEGRLMTAEDEAQGRRVVVLGDEARQQLFRGKPAVGATLVMAGYPYRVIGVLERKKQNGSYGSGPDNTQLFVPYSAMARDYPPPSTPERPWIDRGYINNLVFEVADPEQHEEAIAQVYRTLGRLHHFDAQDKYALFTWDTMYGAKLSERIFAVMTMFFGAVALMTLSLGGIGVMNIMLVSVTERTREIGVRKALGATAADIQRQFFAESATLTALSGAIGLALGLGVCTALQSVALPDFMPAPVIVPGAILASLATLSLITITAGMYPARRAASLSPIECLRYE is encoded by the coding sequence GTGAATCTCCGTGAAATCGCCCGCCAGACGCTGGGTTCGATGCGCGCCCACAAGATGCGCAGCTTCCTGACCATGTTCGGGATCATCTGGGGCATCACCTCAGTGGTGTTGCTGGTGGGGTTGGGGCGCGGCTTCAATCGCGACCAGAAGCGCCGCTTGCGCACCATCGGCGTGGACCTGGCGATCGTATGGGGCGGACGCACCAGCACGGACGCGGGAGGCTACGCCGCCGGGCGCCCGATCCGGCTGCACGTGGACGACGCGCGGGCTATCCAGCGAGAGTGTTACCTGATCAAGACGGTCAGCCCGGAAATGATCCGGCCGGTGGCGGAGGTGAGCGCATTCAATGCCGCCAATCGCCCGGTGCGCGGCGTCTGGCCCGAATACCAAGGATTCCGCTCTCTCACCGCAGCCGAAGGACGGCTGATGACGGCGGAGGACGAAGCGCAGGGACGACGTGTGGTGGTGCTGGGAGACGAAGCGCGGCAGCAACTTTTCCGTGGCAAGCCGGCGGTCGGGGCGACGTTGGTGATGGCGGGCTATCCCTACCGGGTCATCGGCGTGCTCGAGAGGAAAAAACAAAACGGCAGCTACGGCTCCGGGCCGGATAACACGCAATTGTTTGTTCCCTACTCCGCCATGGCGCGCGATTATCCGCCGCCCAGCACCCCGGAGCGCCCATGGATCGACCGCGGCTACATCAACAACCTGGTGTTCGAGGTCGCGGATCCCGAGCAGCACGAAGAAGCCATCGCACAGGTGTACCGCACGCTGGGCCGACTTCACCACTTTGATGCGCAGGACAAATACGCGCTCTTCACCTGGGACACGATGTACGGCGCCAAGCTGTCGGAGAGAATCTTCGCGGTGATGACGATGTTTTTCGGCGCGGTGGCGCTGATGACGCTGTCGCTGGGCGGAATCGGTGTGATGAACATCATGCTGGTGTCGGTGACCGAACGCACGCGCGAAATCGGCGTGCGCAAAGCGCTGGGCGCCACCGCCGCCGACATTCAGCGCCAGTTCTTCGCCGAGTCGGCCACGCTCACGGCGCTGAGCGGAGCGATCGGGCTGGCGCTGGGGCTGGGTGTGTGCACCGCGCTGCAAAGTGTCGCGCTGCCGGACTTCATGCCGGCGCCCGTCATTGTCCCCGGCGCAATCCTGGCGTCCCTTGCGACGTTGTCGCTGATTACCATTACCGCGGGGATGTATCCGGCGCGGCGGGCCGCTTCCCTGTCGCCGATTGAGTGCCTGCGCTACGAGTGA